From Leptospira brenneri:
GGTTTAGGAACAGGAATTGCCCAGATTTTGCCTTGGATAAAATCGCCAAATACATACATTCCCTTTAAGGCAGGAATTTCTGATCCAGTATACACATATCCACCAGTGATGGATTGGCCTTCGTCACGACCGTATTCATAGAATGGAGGTTCATAAAGGGCAGGATTACAACCATCGGTAAAACAATGGAATCCTTCTACTTGGTTCCATCCATAGTTTTTACCAGAAAGGATGATATCGACTTCTTCATAAGCATCTTGGCCCACATCAGCAACAATCAAACGCCCGTCAGGCGAAAAACTCATTCGCCAAGGATTACGAATTCCATAAGCAAAGGTTTCTGGAGCATAACCGGCCTTTCCTACAAACGGATTGTCCGATGGGATCGAATATTGTTTTTTTGAGACGGGATCTGCCTTAGGACTGATTCTTAAAATAGATCCAAGAAGAGTATTTGGATTTTGGCCGTTGTTTTTTGGATCGGCTCTCCATCCACCATCCCCAAGTCCTATGTATAAATGTCCATCCAACCCAAAGGCCAATTGACCCCCGTTATGATTAGGATAAGGTTGCTCGACTTGTAACAAAACTCGTTCGTTTACAAGTTTCATTGTATCGAAGTTGTTTGGATTTTCTACCACCCATTCGGAAACAATGGTAATGTCTTTGTTGTTGATCGCTTTAACGTAATTAGTATATAACTTTGGTTCTTTGGAAAATTGGGG
This genomic window contains:
- a CDS encoding PQQ-dependent sugar dehydrogenase, yielding MKIQIFVLFSFLSMTLSCDDLIRSVMKNYNKKYETDGQVLGSKPLFIGVDANRKQVAISLQEVVKVKEPTDIQFPPGDTPFLFALEKTGNMILFHREKKTSRVLANFPVITDSEEGLLGLAFHPQFSKEPKLYTNYVKAINNKDITIVSEWVVENPNNFDTMKLVNERVLLQVEQPYPNHNGGQLAFGLDGHLYIGLGDGGWRADPKNNGQNPNTLLGSILRISPKADPVSKKQYSIPSDNPFVGKAGYAPETFAYGIRNPWRMSFSPDGRLIVADVGQDAYEEVDIILSGKNYGWNQVEGFHCFTDGCNPALYEPPFYEYGRDEGQSITGGYVYTGSEIPALKGMYVFGDFIQGKIWAIPVPKPGDNTRVTETIALGKWNLLIPTFGKDNDGEIFIADYQSGTIYKMVKP